GTCAACACAGTTCATTACAATGACCGGTTTCAATTGGTTATATGCTAGGTTTTATGTGAAAAGATGTAATTGGTCACAATGGTTGATGTCTCATTTGTATTCCTTATAAACTTTTGTATTCTTTTCTTTCTCGCTTCTGGCAAGATTTTATTTGTTAATGAAATTTTTCAGCCGTTCGAAAAAAAAGGACCAAACAGGGTTACATGACACCACTAGTTTAGAAAATTACTCACTCCATCTTTAATTTATTGTTCAGTACATTATTTCGTTGCACCGCcacccgttttttttttttttttttttttttactttacatGACCTTTAGTCGGATCGCTCGAATTGATTAGAATTGTGTTGACCTTTTCGCCTTATTATCATTCCATTGAACTCGGCGAAAAGGAAAACCAAAGCAAGAAGGGATCCTTTCCACCCTACTCAAGCATCATTACTATTACATTTTGGTGGCTGTATACCCCTTTTTAAATTTACCAAATTAGTTTTAAGTATATCATTTTATTAAATTTACATTTACATTGCATGtacatatacataaaaaaaaatctCGATTGTTTAGATTCCTTGTAAACGTGTTTTTCACCCAGTTAGTGGACCATTTGGTTAGGTTTCTTTTGTTTTTGCCGCTTATGTCGGTTGTTTGGATGACCTTTGTAATCGCTTGTTTTGCTATGATCTTCGAATCCGTATTAATattatcgttttttttttttttttttaaaaaaaacatatacataaaaatataaattcgaAAAGAATATATTATCGTGAAAGGAATTACTGTAACTCCCATAGCAGTGACAGCTCAGCTCCGAGCCGGCTTTTTAAAACCGAAAACGGTGGGGCCTCGCACATGATTGAGAATATTAAAAATCTCGTAATTTTGTAAATATATTGAGTTTATTTTATTTAAGTTTAATCAAAGGAAACTTCAAAGGAAAAAAATAATGCTAAAATCAATAAATAAACCCAAATCCTATtgcaatttttttttctctctctctctcgcgGAATTTTTGCTGCGAATCTAATCGCCTTGTAAACATTTTTTTCGAGTTTTTTTGTCAGCAACAATTAATCGAACACCCGCCATTGCAGTTTCATTATCTGCAAGCAATTTTTGAATGTAATTCATTCATTCGTTTGTGATTTTATTAATTTTTTCGTTATGCATTTCGTATGATTTGTTTAATTAGCTACATTGTTCGTTAATTAGGTTTTCATGCTTCAGCTTTTTTTATCATGTTTAAATTATCGAATTTATAGAACAAAACTTAATCCGTGTTTAATTAAAAATTACTACGTTCACAATGTTAATTTATAATTTGATGCTTAATCCGTATCCGTATTTAGTTTGTTGAAATGTGTGAATTATATCGTCTGCATATTGTTGATTTCATTTGAATTATATCCTTACAGTTTGTTGATTTTGAACCTAATGTTAGATTTTTTATGATTCTAGTGTATTTTGTAGGATATTTTTGCGAATCTAATGAAGGAGCAGACTGAAAGCTtgaaatataattgatataggttagaGGTGGAAGgggatatatttttatttttatattgtataattaattaaataaatctgGATATTGGAAGGGACCGAGGAAATGTCCTCTCATAAAGGCCATCGTCAAACGGTCCCGTTATCAGTGTTGTTGAAGCGTGAATTAGCCAATGAGAAGATTGAGAGACCAGATATAGTTAGCGGTCAAGCAAATCAATCGAAGAAAGGGGAAGATTTTACTTTGATTAAAAGTGAATGCCAACGCGTGTTAGGTGATGGTGTTACTACGTATTCTGTATTTGGGGTATGTTATATAAAGACATGGTTGTTGAATGCATTGGTGTATGGTGTTTTTTTGGCTATTTGTGTTTGTGATTTTACTTGAATTGACCAGTAGCTGATACAGCCAAACTGCTATGTGCAGGTACTTGATGGGCATAACGGGTCTGCAGCAGCTATATATACCAAAGAGAACCTTTTAAACAATGTTTTAGGTGCTATTCCTCCAGAGCTTAACAGAGATGAATGGATCGCAGCATTGCCTAGGGCTTTGGTTGCCGGTTTTGTGAAAACAGATAAAGATTTTCAAGAAAAAGGTACAGAATATGCATCATCATGTTTCAGCTAGTAACTTTGTCATGATTTATTTCCTTCAATAGTTTTCCTCATGTTATGTTTGCACGTGTCTTCTAATATGCATATTTATTACCTGTATGTTGTATGATTGCAGGTCAACTGTCAGGGACAACTGTTACTTTGGTAATTATTGAAGGATTCATTGTTACTGTAGCATCAGTTGGTGATTCGCGTTGTATACTTGAATCTGCAGATGGGAGTCTATATTACTTATCAGCAGATCACAGATTTGAAGACAATGTAGAAGAGTAAGTTAACAGATTCCAAATTATTCATCGCCTTCGAGTTGATATTGGACACAAACAATAACCTTCGCTGTATTAAGATATATTTTTGTATGGGTTAATTGCTTAAAAAGGTGATCAACTTCAGTAATCCTTTCTTTTTTCACCCATAAAAACCCTCAAAGTTTCAAAAGATGTCATTTTTTTTTGTCAACACTACTCATTTCAGTGTGACTGGAAAAATTTTAAACTTTCAAAGTTACTAAAAGGTCATTTGCCACATCACCATGTTGACCTGATAACGTGTGCCTTAACTCATTTATTTTGAAATTTGGATATGCATTAAACCCCTCTCCTCCTTGTGCGTATCTTGAGCACATTATGATTGTCATTATCTTGCTAATTTGTCAGGACAGAGCGTGTCACCTCGAGTGGTGGTGAGGTTGGTCGGATGAACGCTGGGGGTGGTCAACAGGTATGTTTTGACTTTTTACTACCCGTCGTGCTTCatacagacactctatatgttgatTATGTTTTTTCTTGCATCGTATAATTTTATGATGTCAACTACGTTTATTGTTCTTTATATACACTTCTAGATGACTCGGAACCACTTTtatatttaatgataatataaataaaagaagaAAAAGTCTAGGAGCCAGACAACATATATCTGTACCTTTATGTATTGTTGATCATTGATTAACTTACCACAAATATAAGATAAAAGCATATCCATTGAAGTATGAAATTGTATGTGGAACATACCTGATGGATTTGGCAACATCCCGCCTTACCTAGAAAAAAGTGAGTTTTAACACTTAATTGTTTTACCATCACTTCCATATTTGCATTGTATCTTGTCCAAAATAGTTTGATAAACCCGTCATATTCATATCTAAACAGTGGTTTGCTATAAGAAAAAACACAATTAAAAGTATCTTAAACATTTTGTACAATCTTTGAAGTTGCGtcttcatttgtttatttatttccaTTTCGGTGCTAACAGAATCTTCTATATGATTGATGTATATATAGAACTGAGTGTTTTACTCTTGTGACAGATTGGTCCTTTGAGATGTTGGCCTGGTGGCTTGTGTCTTTCACGATCTATTGGAGATCTAGACGTTGGGGAGTTCATAGTTCCCGTTCCTTTTGTTAAGCAAGTTAAGGCCAGTTATCTAACATTCAATGTATCTAGTCATCTTCTATATAATCATTTGACGTCCTATAGAACAAATGGAGTCATGAACTTCGCAAGATTTTTTATTTCTACTATCCCCCTTTTTCGTAATAGCATGTAAAATCATGATTTCTATAGAGGGTGGGCACTATTATGCGGGTCAGATAGCAGGTTCAGGTTGGAATGGTTAATTTTAGTGCAGCATCCGGATAGGGTTGATCTGAAACCTTTTCATGCCCACTTTTTAGTAGTAACTTAATTTGTTAAATATGATCAGTAAAACTATGTTACTATGAAATAATCTAAGTTTGTGAATACAGCATTGTTGTAAAAATCCCGATTAATTCTCGGTCTTTTTTGAAGTAGATTGATTAGATATTCCAAAATCCCTCTAATTAACCGGTCAACGCCAGTCAATTGGTCAAAATGGGATTTAGTTGGTCAAATTTGTATATATCTGGTCAAAATCGGATCTAGTCGGTCATAATCAGTCAAAATTGGTCAGCAATTTAATATGAACATAATTTGGAATTTTGGAATATTTGAACTGAATGATTATGTTTATATTTTCTACTGAGAAGAAATTATGTTAGTGTTTATTTTTATGGTTTTCTTCTATctttatacatatagatatatacttTTGAAATTTATCGTTTAAATGTATAGAAAGGCCTATCCGATTAAGGATTTGGCCAATGAATCCCTACAAGTTTCcggccgattaatccccgattagcgACTTGTACAACCTTGAacaatttataaagttatattctttaAAATTCAAAACTACTTTTTGGACAACTTTTGACCGATCTGAGATAAAAACTAGCCCAAGTTGACCCATATAGCAGTATATGGGCGAAAATCGCCTAATTTGCTTTGATTTCTAACTTTCAGGTTTCCTCCACTGGAGGAAGGCTGGTCATTGCAAGCGACGGTGTCTGGGATGCTATATCTGCAGAAGAGGCTCTAGATTGCTGCCGTGGATTGCCACCAGATGCAGCAGCTGGACAAGTTGTTAAAGTATGGGTCTCCATATTCTTTAATGTTCAGCCTTTTATTattcattaacattttaatttgaacttataattaaataatttaatttatCTTGCAGGAGGCTGTACAACCAAAAGGATTAAAGGATGATACAACATGCATGGTGGTTGATATTTTACCTGCAGAAAAGATAAATCCTCCGGTCCCACAACAAAAGAAGATGGCTAAGGGAGTATTCAAAGTCAAAGCCATGTTTAAAAAAAAGAGTTCAGAGACAACATCTCGTATCGGTGAAGAATATATCGAGCCAGATGTAGTGGAGGAGCTGGTAGAAGAAGGATCCGCTAAGCTTTCCGAAAGGTTTGTTCTATATGTGGCAAAATAGGCGGGGTTGGTAATGGGTCAAAAGGGTATCCGTTTGTATGGGCGGAATT
This genomic window from Rutidosis leptorrhynchoides isolate AG116_Rl617_1_P2 chromosome 2, CSIRO_AGI_Rlap_v1, whole genome shotgun sequence contains:
- the LOC139893975 gene encoding probable protein phosphatase 2C 12; the encoded protein is MSSHKGHRQTVPLSVLLKRELANEKIERPDIVSGQANQSKKGEDFTLIKSECQRVLGDGVTTYSVFGVLDGHNGSAAAIYTKENLLNNVLGAIPPELNRDEWIAALPRALVAGFVKTDKDFQEKGQLSGTTVTLVIIEGFIVTVASVGDSRCILESADGSLYYLSADHRFEDNVEETERVTSSGGEVGRMNAGGGQQIGPLRCWPGGLCLSRSIGDLDVGEFIVPVPFVKQVKVSSTGGRLVIASDGVWDAISAEEALDCCRGLPPDAAAGQVVKEAVQPKGLKDDTTCMVVDILPAEKINPPVPQQKKMAKGVFKVKAMFKKKSSETTSRIGEEYIEPDVVEELVEEGSAKLSERLHTKYPLCNMFKLFSCAVCQVEMKPGEGISVNVGSSCNRRNSRPWDGPFLCASCQLKREAMEGINHPRNGRYSSGSE